A stretch of DNA from Kiloniellales bacterium:
TTGGGTTTACCGATTTCCCGCAGAGCGCGGCGGCGGAGACCAGGGTCGAAGAGAAATGACGTCATACCGCTGGCCGAGTTCGAGGATCTCAAGCGGATCGACGGGATCTGGTACCGCCTGCGCTACCTGCCTTTGGCCGGAACGCTCCGGCCCGAGTGCGGCTGTCGGCGCTGCCGCCCTTTGCCCATCGACACGCGGCCCCTTGCGGAAAAGCGTCAGCTTTCGAAGGCCGAGCTCAGGCGCCGAGGCCTGAGCAACCAAGTCGCCGTCTGACGCCGCCGCCCGCTCACGACGCTGAGGCGTGCTCCGGCGCCTCGGTTGCTTCGACCGCATCCTCCTCCGTCTCGTACTCGACCAGCAGTGGGTCGATCGGCATGGTGCCGGGGCTGGCGGCGAAGGTCGCCATCTGGCCCTCGTAGTCGGACTCCGGGGCCTCGCGCTGGAACATGCGGGCGAAGGCGAAGAGGCCGAGGCCGATCATGGCGAAGGCGACGAAGACGAAGAGCCCGCCCGGCCCCAGCCGGTCCATCAGCACGGAGGCGAGCGGCGAGGCGACCGCCGAGCCCAGGCTGAAGGTCAGAATCAGCGCCGCAGCGGCCGAGACGATGGAATCCTCGGGCAGCCAGTCGTTGGTGTAGGCGATGACGATGGCGTAGAGCGGGAATATCGCGGCGCCGGTAACCACGGCGCCCAGCAGCACGCTCTCCCAGGACAGCGGGCCGGACAGCGCCAGGCTGGCGAAGGCGGCGCAGCCGGCCCCACCCAGGGTCGCGGCCACGGCGATCACCTTGCGCCGGTCGAAGTGGTCGGACAGCCAGCCGATGGGGAACTGGAAGACCAGGCCGGCGAGCAGGGCCGTGGTCATGAAGTAGGAGACCTGGTCCGCGCTCAGGCCGGCGCTGCTCCCGAAGACCGGCGCCAGGCCGACGAAGGCGCCCTGGGCCGAGCCGACGCAGAGGATGCCGATCATGCCCAGCGGGGTCTCCTTGTAGAGCCGCTTCAAGGTAAAGGCGTCGCGCTCGGTGGCCTCCGGGGTCGCGGGGACGCTCGCCCGGGTCATGGTGATCGGCACCAGGGCGAAGGAGACGATCATCGAGGCCAGGATGAAGAGGAAGAAGCCTTGCGCGTCGCCGAGGGTCGCCAGCATCGGCCCGATCGAGAAACCGCCGAAGACCGCGACCGCGTAGATCGACAGCAGGCGGCCGCGGACCTCGTTGCCGGCCTGGGCGTTCAGCCAGCTCTCGACCACGGTATAGAGGCCGGCGAAGCAGAAGCCGATGACGAAGCGGAAGGCGATCCAGGCCAGCGGCTCCGGCCAGAGCGGGTGCGCCAGGACCAC
This window harbors:
- a CDS encoding MFS transporter, producing the protein MRHLLLNVTTLIVCFALLLAGNSLQFVVLGVRAGLEGFSVYAMGAITAAYFLGFAAGSLYCLNLIRAIGHIRTFAALASTVSGVVLAHPLWPEPLAWIAFRFVIGFCFAGLYTVVESWLNAQAGNEVRGRLLSIYAVAVFGGFSIGPMLATLGDAQGFFLFILASMIVSFALVPITMTRASVPATPEATERDAFTLKRLYKETPLGMIGILCVGSAQGAFVGLAPVFGSSAGLSADQVSYFMTTALLAGLVFQFPIGWLSDHFDRRKVIAVAATLGGAGCAAFASLALSGPLSWESVLLGAVVTGAAIFPLYAIVIAYTNDWLPEDSIVSAAAALILTFSLGSAVASPLASVLMDRLGPGGLFVFVAFAMIGLGLFAFARMFQREAPESDYEGQMATFAASPGTMPIDPLLVEYETEEDAVEATEAPEHASAS